A genome region from Senegalia massiliensis includes the following:
- the dnaX gene encoding DNA polymerase III subunit gamma/tau, translated as MAFKALYRRFRPKTFSDVVGQDHVTKILKNQILNDNIAHAYLFSGTRGTGKTSTAKIFARAVNCTSDTDIPCNKCEVCKSILDDNIMDVVEMDAASNNSVDDIRDLKEKVKYPPSKGRYKVYIIDEVHMLSKGAFNALLKTLEEPPNHLIFILATTEVQKLPATILSRCQRYDFKRITVTQIVDTMKDILQDLNIDVEEKALQLIARNSDGAMRDALSILDQCISFADEKISYEYVLEVLGTVNNDIIFEMAENIIEKDLEASLKTVDNLISIGKDINQFIKDLISHFRNLMVSKSSDKLNDIIDGTDETINRFKEQSQNISLNRIISIIKLLSESEVSSKYSSQPRIILETTLMKMISVELDTSIESLLIRVNSLENKIKMGNIVVEESKSQEKREDKKKKTIKSKEILRKDIDKNKKEEVPIKETKLEEDTVHNKELNENININDIMKIWPDMLKRIKSEKISVQALLSEGNPHDIEGKTLYVLFKDGFGFHKDAVDKDDNKKYIENTLNSILNSNLNIKFMMEDEVSKKENVVDSLTQEVIDVFGADIVEIEE; from the coding sequence ATGGCATTTAAGGCTCTTTACAGGAGATTTAGACCAAAAACATTTAGTGATGTAGTAGGTCAGGATCATGTAACTAAAATACTAAAAAATCAAATATTAAATGACAATATAGCTCATGCATATTTGTTTTCTGGAACAAGGGGTACAGGAAAAACCTCAACAGCTAAAATATTTGCAAGGGCTGTTAATTGTACCAGTGATACAGATATTCCTTGTAATAAATGTGAAGTGTGTAAGTCCATATTAGATGACAATATAATGGATGTAGTCGAAATGGATGCTGCTTCAAATAATAGTGTGGATGATATTCGAGATTTGAAAGAAAAAGTTAAATATCCTCCTTCTAAAGGAAGATATAAAGTATATATAATAGATGAGGTTCATATGCTTTCTAAAGGAGCGTTTAATGCATTACTTAAAACATTAGAAGAGCCTCCAAATCATTTAATTTTTATACTTGCTACAACTGAAGTACAAAAATTACCTGCAACCATTCTTTCAAGATGTCAAAGATATGATTTTAAGAGAATAACTGTGACTCAAATAGTAGATACTATGAAAGATATTTTACAAGATTTAAATATAGATGTAGAAGAAAAAGCATTACAACTAATAGCCAGAAATTCAGATGGAGCTATGAGAGATGCACTAAGTATATTAGATCAATGTATATCTTTTGCAGATGAAAAGATAAGTTATGAATATGTATTAGAAGTACTTGGAACAGTAAATAATGATATAATATTTGAAATGGCTGAAAACATAATTGAAAAAGATTTAGAAGCTTCTCTTAAAACTGTAGATAACTTAATTTCTATAGGTAAAGATATAAATCAATTTATAAAAGATTTGATAAGCCACTTTAGAAATCTTATGGTATCTAAATCTTCAGACAAACTAAATGATATAATAGACGGTACAGATGAAACTATAAATAGATTTAAAGAACAGTCTCAAAATATAAGTTTAAATAGGATAATATCAATAATTAAGTTACTATCAGAGTCTGAAGTAAGTAGCAAATATTCTTCTCAACCTAGAATAATATTAGAAACTACGCTTATGAAAATGATATCAGTTGAACTTGATACTTCAATTGAATCTCTTTTAATTCGTGTAAATTCATTAGAAAATAAGATTAAAATGGGTAATATAGTAGTAGAGGAATCAAAATCACAAGAAAAAAGAGAAGATAAAAAGAAAAAAACAATAAAATCAAAAGAAATTTTGAGAAAAGATATAGATAAAAATAAAAAGGAAGAAGTTCCTATAAAAGAAACAAAGTTAGAAGAAGATACAGTCCATAATAAAGAACTGAATGAAAATATAAATATAAATGATATAATGAAGATATGGCCTGACATGTTAAAGCGAATAAAGTCAGAGAAAATAAGTGTTCAAGCTTTATTATCTGAAGGAAATCCTCATGATATAGAAGGCAAAACATTATATGTTTTGTTTAAAGATGGATTTGGTTTCCATAAAGATGCAGTAGATAAAGATGATAATAAAAAATATATAGAGAATACATTAAATAGTATTTTAAACTCCAATCTAAATATAAAGTTTATGATGGAAGATGAAGTTTCTAAAAAAGAAAATGTAGTTGATAGCCTTACACAAGAAGTTATTGATGTGTTTGGAGCAGATATTGTAGAAATAGAAGAATAA
- a CDS encoding DUF948 domain-containing protein, with product MDALISLEDLLVGLLALVGIGVGIFLILVLKNLAGVLKNVKVLIDDNQENVDDALKNLPNIMNNVNEITDDVNYALDDMSKSLPVIVRDVEGITTTARVTVEKAGQTVNTVEQGVKDTVETVKGTIYTVKDSSENATTYIKVIAKILKVIADRLKS from the coding sequence ATGGATGCATTAATATCACTAGAAGATTTACTAGTTGGTTTATTAGCCCTTGTAGGAATAGGAGTTGGAATTTTCCTTATATTAGTGCTTAAAAATTTAGCTGGGGTCTTGAAAAATGTAAAAGTACTTATTGATGATAATCAAGAAAATGTAGATGATGCACTTAAAAATCTACCTAATATAATGAATAATGTTAATGAGATTACTGATGATGTAAATTATGCATTAGATGATATGTCCAAATCTCTTCCTGTTATAGTTAGAGATGTTGAAGGAATTACTACTACAGCAAGAGTAACTGTAGAAAAGGCAGGACAAACTGTAAATACAGTAGAACAAGGTGTAAAAGATACAGTTGAGACCGTAAAAGGAACCATATATACAGTAAAAGATAGTAGTGAAAATGCAACCACCTACATAAAGGTTATTGCAAAAATACTAAAAGTTATTGCAGATAGACTAAAGTCATAG
- a CDS encoding YtxH domain-containing protein, with protein MFFKSMIDDVLNKREKERKIAMAKGATKGLTVGAALGAVAGLLFAPKSGKETREDIKVKANETREDLMEMANQKKEDLKAKIEQTKQVVQTTTEGLKKTADDTKKNLQETKEAAQETKDAIDKTQNDLDEMNNDSKNK; from the coding sequence ATGTTTTTTAAATCAATGATTGATGATGTATTAAACAAGAGAGAAAAAGAAAGAAAAATAGCTATGGCAAAAGGTGCTACTAAAGGTCTTACAGTAGGAGCAGCTTTAGGGGCAGTAGCAGGGTTATTATTTGCACCTAAATCAGGTAAGGAGACAAGAGAAGATATAAAAGTTAAAGCTAATGAAACAAGAGAAGATTTAATGGAAATGGCGAATCAAAAAAAAGAGGATTTAAAAGCAAAAATAGAACAAACAAAACAAGTTGTTCAAACTACAACAGAAGGTTTGAAAAAAACTGCAGATGATACTAAGAAAAATTTACAGGAAACAAAAGAAGCGGCACAAGAAACAAAAGATGCAATAGATAAAACTCAAAATGATCTAGATGAAATGAATAATGATTCAAAAAACAAATAA